The genomic DNA ATCGCATTACCGCCGTCACTATCTAACCTTCATGATGTGTTTCACGTGTCTTAGGTtaggagatacattgcggatccttCGCATGTTGTCAAATTAGATGATGTTAGGGTTAAAGATAATTTAACCGTGGAGTCATTAACTATGCAGATAGAAGATAGAGAGGTGAAACAACTCCAAGGTAAAGAGATCGCTTTGGTGAAGGTCGTTTGGGGTGGACCGGCTGGAGGAAATGTGACGTGGGAGCTAGAGAGAAAGATGAAAGATTCTTATCCTGATTTGTTTGCTTAAGGTAAATTTTcaaggacgaaaatattttaagtgggtgAGAGTTTTAACGACCCGATTTTTATTTCCTTATTTAATTATTAGGTGTTTATGtcattaattattatttgtgtgataattaatttttgttatgttttggtgattaattgaatatgtgtgtgttatttaattaattaagtgagtaTGTGAATACTAGTATATATCTAGTAATGGgcttaattaattagaatatagaattaggtgggttaagcccaatatgttAAAATGAGTTAGTAAGGAAAACTAGGATTTTAGAGACATAACAATTTTtggggaaaaagaaagaaaagaggctagagagaaagagaatagaagaaagaagagaaaagagaggaaattgaagattcttgAAGAAGAAGGACTAGAGACtcaaggtaagggtgtgaatccaAGTGATTATAGGTAGATATATTTGGGTAATGTACGTGGGGTTAGAAAATGCATGATTTTAGGTTGGGAGATTACTATTTCATGAGTTTTGTTGTGGAATTGGTATAATAATCCATAAATTGTGTGAAATCTAACTTGATATAATGATTCTATGTATGACTCTATAAATGGGTATGAAGATAGCATATGATTTGATAGAATCCATGaatttgatttatgagttatgttttgatgtttatcaTTGACTATATGTATTATATATGTGATATAAACATGAAATTCGTGATGAAATCTGAACTGGAACTGATTTTGGATGAAATGGGTTTGCTATCAACGCAACAACATTTCTGAAGAATTTGCAGAGGACGCGTCGCGAGGTGTAGCGCGCTGTTGAAAGCACGCATCCCCATTTTACAAAAGGTAGTGCGCGTCGCGCAGGCCCTGTGGCGCGTAACGCAAATGTGCTGGTAGTGAAATATTCCTATTTTTCTTGAATTGACTTGGGAACTTGCATGCTATTGATTGATGAATAATTATCGTgagttttgattaattatttgacATGTATTGGATGGTATATGGTTGAATTTATATGATAAACATGATATTTGAAATATGCATGTGTTAtgatgtgaattgatgaataattatGCAATATATGTTATGCTAtgcttgaatacatgtgattgaatTGTGGCGTGCTAATTGATGTATTGTTTGGGATTGAAGTCTTGTTTTGAATGTTGTGCAATGTTGGGAGAGATGTGATTATGTAGTTTAAGAGGTTGAGAACGTCTTATTTGCATAAGTCTTGTTTGTTGAACATTTAcactagcatgagtctttgaaagaggcaatgtcgggtaatcttgtgaagattatttgcttgtcccaaacctaacgccgaatgggatttgaaagcttaacactAAATGGAGCTttagaggtggttatctagtctaagaGATGGACAATCGGCTTTCcagaaatgataacggagggatccacatgcatatcgctagagtcacacttgagtcgaaTGTGTCAGTGTGAATTGTTAATGttgtgtgatttatgtgatatgattgTGTTGATATGATGTTGGTTGATATGCATTTATATGGGTGTTGTGATTGGTATTTTATACTTGAATTGTGTTTCATAATAGTATACAATTGAGGATTGTGGTAATTGAATATAATTGCTTGAATTGTGGAGCTATTGCGTATGAGATAAACATGTGAATTTTGATATATtatatatgatgcatgtttatgcgaAGAATGATGAATTCTAGGAATGTATTCTTATTgcgttttacatttcccattattatgtttatttataatgatttgaattctcactcttctgtttgaatgatgttcattgcgATATCGCGTAGGTTCCGAAGAGTAGTGGTGCTTAGGAGGAGGCTTAACTTGGAGTTTTAGATCTCCTTAGCGTGTTTTGACTAGGTAGTCATATTGTGCTCttgtcatatgtaacacatgggatttGGGTTTATTTTTATTACCTATGTTTTGATATTATGAGATATTGTTTTACTCATACGTATTTCCTATTTAGATATGATATATTGTTGATGAGTGGCCTTTGAGCCGAGATGTTGAGATATGGTGAATGATGTATGAGAATCATTCGATTTTAccattttatttaatgaaatgaTTATTCCGCTTGTGGCTTGCATGTTGTTTAATTCCGTGTTACTTGGAGATGATCATTGTATGTTTAAGTGTTATTTTTGGTTTAAAATGTGTGTAACGCCCTCATGTGGTGCATGCTTGTTACTCTGATATGTGCAAATGTATGCCTTGTTTAGTAGTATTTTTTTGGGGGTTATATGTCCATCTTTTAACAGTTGCCCATGGTGGGAGGTTATAGGTCCCATATAAAAACACTACATGAATTGGTAAAAACACTACATGAATGTACACACATTTTTAATCCtaaaatacctctcattttcaaTAGTCACTTACATGAGCGTCTGGGTGTTGGCCGATACCCCCCACCCCGAAGGTGCACCAAGGAGCATCAGTCCCCCAACACCGGTGATCACAAAATTCTCATCCTCTCATTTGCATCTTGAAAACGTCCCATTACCTCCTCCAAACCCGCAAGGAAACAACAACACATTACCAACTTTGGTTCCCTTGACTCTTGTAGCTAAAGACAACACAAACATTTTGTTGATGGTGAAGTTCCATTGTCTCTACCTTttggatttatttttatttcttatcttttagaTTTTGGTTTTGTTTATAGTGTTATTGAGTCTCTTCACTGATTATGCGTCTCAGGGTTAATTGTCAAATACGTTTTACCATGCATGATCAAAGTGTTTGGTTATAGTTTAAGTAATATGATTCAAGTCAATTTGTTGAGTTTTTGGATCAAGAACTATTTTTTAGAATGGTTTAAGTCATGacaatattaaaatttcaaaacactTTACATTTTGCAAAATTGA from Vicia villosa cultivar HV-30 ecotype Madison, WI unplaced genomic scaffold, Vvil1.0 ctg.003032F_1_1, whole genome shotgun sequence includes the following:
- the LOC131640290 gene encoding uncharacterized protein LOC131640290, with translation MPAWWSRKSSKNKQERDGNDNDEEDGEEQSRSGVLQFNFMKSPINAIRNGDSKKNKVRRYIADPSHVVKLDDVRVKDNLTVESLTMQIEDREVKQLQGKEIALVKVVWGGPAGGNVTWELERKMKDSYPDLFA